A DNA window from Synchiropus splendidus isolate RoL2022-P1 chromosome 2, RoL_Sspl_1.0, whole genome shotgun sequence contains the following coding sequences:
- the LOC128754547 gene encoding homeobox protein MSH-C-like, which yields MAPSPCVTMNPAQGSPSQEPRQNEETDTDAEEPQSVSAEKGYKVHHNILPFSVESLISKKTPCRTSYSASDEAVVLPSSPVGQDAHFSTRTFYAGRKVCAETSPGVASSGEESPQFSEKDQSTWFQNSSFTSSPHRSTSPSPCALRKHKNNRKPRTPFTTSQLLALERKFRQKQYLSIAERAEFSNSLNLTETQVKIWFQNRRAKAKRLQEAELEKFKLASKPVLSAFALPFPLGAPMGSPTWGPSVPRPSLPVPGLFGGPVTYGMYYLS from the exons ATGGCCCCTTCCCCCTGTGTCACGATGAATCCAGCGCAAGGGTCGCCTTCCCAAGAGCCTCGCCAGAACGAGGAGACGGACACAGACGCAGAAGAACCGCAGAGCGTCAGCGCGGAGAAAGGATACAAAGTTCACCACAACATCCTTCCGTTCAGCGTGGAGTCGCTCATCTCCAAAAAGACCCCCTGTCGGACTTCTTACTCGGCCTCGGATGAGGCGGTGGTCCTGCCGAGTTCTCCGGTCGGTCAGGACGCGCACTTCTCCACGAGGACTTTTTACGCAGGGAGGAAGGTGTGCGCCGAGACCTCGCCGGGCGTTGCCAGTTCTGGGGAGGAAAGTCCGCAGTTTAGTGAGAAGGATCAGAGCACTTGGTTCCAGAACTCTTCATTTACTTCATCTCCTCACA GGAGCACAAGCCCTTCTCCGTGCGCTCTGAGGAAGCACAAGAACAACAGGAAACCTCGCACTCCCTTCACTACCTCGCAGCTTCTGGCACTGGAGCGCAAGTTCCGTCAAAAGCAGTACCTGTCTATCGCGGAGAGAGCCGAGTTCTCCAACTCCCTCAACCTGACGGAGACGCAGGtgaagatctggttccagaaccgccgGGCCAAAGCCAAGAGACTACAGGAGGCCGAACTGGAGAAGTTCAAACTGGCCTCCAAGCCGGTCCTGTCCGCCTTCGCGCTGCCGTTCCCCCTCGGAGCGCCGATGGGGTCTCCAACGTGGGGGCCGTCGGTCCCCAGACCCAGCTTGCCGGTTCCTGGACTGTTCGGTGGACCTGTCACCTACGGGATGTACTACCTGTCCTAG
- the LOC128754421 gene encoding ATP synthase subunit d, mitochondrial-like has product MAGRRVALKAIDWLAFAERIPPNQRGMFNALKTRTDAISAKLASLPETPAALDWNYYRSAVAKAGMVDEFEKKFKALQIPMPVDTQTSAINAMEVDANKNAVEYIEGSKARVAGYEKELEKFHNMIPFDQMTVEDFNNTFPETKLDKVKHPYWPHKPIADL; this is encoded by the exons ATGGCTGGTCGTCGTGTAGCCCTGAAAGCCATTGACTGGCTGGCGTTTGCTGAGCGTATACCACCCAACCAAAGGGGCATGTTCAATGCTCTGAAGACCCGCACTGACGCCATCTCTGCCAA GCTCGCCTCCCTGCCTGagactcctgctgctctggACTGGAACTATTACAGAAGTGCAGTTGCAAAGGCCGGCATGGTCGATGAATTTGAGAAGAAG TTCAAAGCGCTTCAGATCCCCATGCCTGTGGACACACAGACCAGTGCTATCAATGCAATGGAGGTGGATGCA AACAAAAACGCAGTGGAATATATTGAAGGCTCCAAGGCCCGTGTTGCTGGTTATGAGAAGGAG TTGGAAAAGTTCCACAACATGATCCCCTTCGATCAGATGACAGTTGAGGATTTCAACAACACCTTCCCTGAGACCAAGCTTGACAAGGTCAAGCATCCATACTGGCCCCACAAACCCATTGCGGATCTGTAA